Proteins encoded in a region of the Leptolyngbya sp. 'hensonii' genome:
- a CDS encoding DNA methyltransferase produces MSSGNKPDLVVLWAVTIIEGRCLTSLPFMTQPPTYGPHNPHPLSTLRTELVWEGKYDEYGNRREVDIAGCAMPMQRIESIDEPRRAAAATGQLELFELQNPKQDDFRNRLIWGDNKLVMASLLQEFKGKVDLIYIDPPFDVGADFSMSVPFGEDDSLVKDQSTLEMVAYRDIWGKGTDSYLHMLFERFTLIRELLSEKGSIYIHLDLGMSHYAKALLDEVFGSLNFRSEIIWKRSTSHNNAKQGREAYGEITDILLYYSKTENFTFNTQYVPYSQEYIDKYYRYRDEDGRRYWLADLTAPGGASKGNPYYEVMGVWRYWRYSQKRMEQLIAEGRIIQNKPGNVPQYKRYLDEISGIPLQNIWDDVNRINPVCHVDGIDSMFTREEAKQVAQATAQAGGRECYCLAWEFEMDLHLLVNALVQELGMKLKLVQIPREIMEKNRKAPPPFLEVAVLAAEAVYRESPHPLTPSPQGEGEKKKSGSPLLEGERLGVREVDIKITQFLPSLAEVPTKELEAIKERAIASGFDFIDFWAVDFNWQPGKPFTHDWQDYRTRKDRSLKTISDAGYIYPQPGKYTACVKVVDTFGCDTSITVEVEV; encoded by the coding sequence ATGTCATCCGGCAACAAGCCTGATTTGGTGGTTCTTTGGGCAGTGACTATAATTGAGGGCAGATGTTTGACCTCATTGCCTTTTATGACCCAACCGCCCACCTACGGTCCCCACAACCCGCACCCGCTATCGACGCTACGAACGGAACTGGTGTGGGAGGGCAAGTATGACGAGTATGGCAATCGGCGGGAGGTGGATATTGCTGGGTGTGCCATGCCGATGCAGCGGATTGAGAGCATTGATGAACCCAGACGGGCAGCGGCAGCGACGGGGCAGTTGGAGCTTTTTGAACTGCAAAATCCCAAGCAGGATGACTTTAGAAATCGGCTGATCTGGGGCGACAACAAGCTGGTGATGGCGTCGCTGTTGCAGGAATTTAAGGGCAAGGTGGATCTGATTTATATTGACCCGCCGTTTGATGTGGGTGCGGATTTTTCAATGAGTGTGCCATTTGGAGAAGATGATTCTTTAGTTAAGGATCAATCAACTCTAGAAATGGTTGCCTACAGAGATATATGGGGAAAAGGAACAGATTCCTACTTGCACATGCTATTTGAGCGTTTCACTCTTATACGTGAGTTATTGAGTGAAAAAGGAAGTATCTACATACATCTTGATTTGGGAATGTCCCACTATGCAAAAGCTTTATTAGATGAAGTTTTTGGATCTTTGAATTTCAGATCTGAAATTATATGGAAAAGATCTACATCTCATAACAATGCTAAACAAGGTAGGGAAGCCTATGGAGAAATTACAGATATTCTTCTTTACTATTCCAAAACAGAAAACTTTACTTTCAATACTCAATACGTTCCTTATAGTCAGGAGTATATTGACAAGTATTACAGATATAGAGATGAGGATGGAAGACGCTACTGGCTGGCTGATTTAACAGCACCTGGTGGTGCATCTAAGGGTAATCCTTACTATGAAGTAATGGGAGTTTGGCGATACTGGAGATATAGCCAGAAGCGAATGGAGCAGCTTATTGCTGAAGGAAGAATTATTCAGAATAAGCCCGGAAATGTTCCTCAGTACAAGCGTTATCTTGATGAGATTTCTGGTATCCCTCTACAAAATATTTGGGATGACGTTAATCGTATAAATCCAGTATGCCATGTGGATGGCATTGACTCGATGTTTACCCGCGAAGAAGCCAAACAGGTGGCGCAGGCGACGGCGCAGGCGGGTGGGCGCGAGTGCTATTGCCTCGCCTGGGAGTTTGAGATGGATTTGCATCTGCTGGTGAATGCCCTGGTGCAGGAGTTGGGGATGAAGCTGAAGCTGGTGCAGATTCCCCGCGAAATTATGGAGAAGAATCGCAAAGCACCGCCGCCATTTTTGGAGGTGGCAGTGCTGGCGGCGGAGGCGGTGTATCGGGAAAGCCCTCATCCCCTAACCCCTTCTCCCCAGGGAGAAGGGGAGAAGAAAAAGTCCGGTTCCCCTCTCCTTGAGGGAGAGAGGCTAGGGGTGAGGGAAGTAGACATCAAAATCACCCAGTTCCTCCCCTCCCTCGCCGAAGTGCCCACCAAAGAACTGGAAGCCATCAAAGAACGAGCGATCGCAAGTGGCTTTGACTTTATCGATTTTTGGGCTGTGGATTTCAACTGGCAACCAGGCAAACCCTTCACCCACGATTGGCAAGACTATCGCACCCGCAAAGATCGATCGCTCAAAACCATCAGCGATGCGGGCTACATCTACCCGCAACCAGGCAAATACACCGCCTGCGTCAAAGTCGTCGATACCTTCGGCTGCGACACCTCGATTACCGTAGAGGTGGAGGTATAG
- a CDS encoding IS4 family transposase, whose protein sequence is MNQVTLLREALRPHLAWHGARLSFLATFLIALLQVKTINFAQLATAFGGKAHIDSHYKRIQRFFRLYELDFTEMAQTVVNLMAIPEPWVLSLDRTEWQFGGCVFNVLMLGVVHEGVAFPVAWSLLDKRGNSDSTERMTLVNEFLERFGEXQIACLTADREFVXQDWLGYLLRDPLTPFRIRIRENHNLRQGNRILKVSVVFQDLKPGEHRVLRDKRQLWGQWVYIVALRLEDQSLLVVATQKAPQSAITDYAKRWSIETLFGIFKTRGLSPQYHAQFGAENASISRCPTIFVLYLGEH, encoded by the coding sequence ATGAATCAGGTTACTCTACTTCGAGAAGCTTTGCGACCCCACTTGGCATGGCATGGAGCAAGACTGAGCTTTCTTGCCACTTTTCTGATTGCGCTGTTGCAGGTGAAGACGATTAACTTTGCACAACTCGCTACTGCCTTTGGGGGCAAGGCTCACATCGACTCCCACTACAAGCGCATTCAGCGATTTTTCCGTCTCTATGAATTGGACTTTACGGAGATGGCTCAAACGGTGGTGAATTTGATGGCCATCCCAGAACCTTGGGTGCTCTCCCTCGACCGGACGGAGTGGCAATTTGGTGGGTGTGTCTTTAACGTCTTAATGTTGGGAGTTGTCCACGAAGGAGTGGCCTTTCCAGTCGCCTGGTCGCTGCTCGATAAACGAGGCAATTCGGATAGCACTGAACGAATGACTCTGGTCAACGAATTCCTGGAGCGCTTTGGGGAGCRTCAGATTGCGTGTTTGACCGCAGACCGAGAGTTTGTGRGTCAAGACTGGTTGGGCTATCTGCTGAGAGACCCCCTCACTCCGTTTCGCATCCGCATTCGGGAAAATCACAACCTCAGACAGGGAAATCGCATCCTCAAAGTCAGTGTTGTCTTTCAGGACTTGAAGCCAGGGGAGCACCGAGTGTTACGCGATAAACGCCAACTTTGGGGCCAGTGGGTTTATATTGTTGCTTTGCGACTCGAAGACCAGTCCTTGCTCGTCGTTGCGACTCAAAAAGCGCCTCAATCTGCTATTACAGATTACGCCAAGCGGTGGTCGATTGAAACCTTGTTTGGCATTTTCAAGACTCGTGGCTTATCTCCGCAATATCATGCTCAATTTGGAGCAGAAAATGCCTCAATTTCTCGATGTCCTACAATTTTTGTCCTGTACTTAGGTGAACATTAG
- the nrtS gene encoding nitrate/nitrite transporter NrtS: protein MTTTLQHSKSKALSPTEINAHSRSAHTLLWKVIIIGSLMFTMNHGAALTKGKMDSHRWFSAILGFVIPLVANVNCFCIIGSLMFT from the coding sequence ATGACCACTACGTTACAGCACTCAAAGTCTAAAGCTCTCTCGCCAACGGAGATTAATGCACATTCAAGGTCAGCCCATACACTGCTTTGGAAAGTAATAATCATTGGCTCACTAATGTTCACTATGAATCATGGTGCAGCATTAACCAAGGGTAAAATGGACTCTCATCGTTGGTTTTCTGCAATTCTGGGTTTTGTGATTCCCCTCGTTGCAAATGTGAATTGCTTCTGTATCATTGGCTCACTAATGTTCACCTAA
- the sigZ gene encoding RNA polymerase sigma factor SigZ translates to MATPTSDLKPIWQEFHRRLRGFIQQRVKHPADADDILQEVLIRIHQHLATMRDTDRLQSWVFQITRNAIIDYYRKAGRQPEFTSENVLETLAMEGEPVVFNQEMAGCLRPLLQHLPAPYREAVQLAELDGLTQRAIAQKLGMSVSGIKSRVQRGREKLRALLQTCCQIELDAVGNVIEYEMKDMPMCRSCGLAE, encoded by the coding sequence ATGGCAACCCCAACGAGTGATTTGAAACCGATTTGGCAAGAGTTTCATCGACGATTACGGGGCTTCATCCAGCAACGGGTGAAGCATCCTGCGGATGCTGATGATATTTTGCAAGAGGTACTGATCCGCATCCATCAGCACTTAGCGACGATGCGGGATACTGATCGCCTGCAAAGCTGGGTTTTTCAGATCACTCGTAATGCCATCATTGACTATTATCGCAAAGCAGGTCGCCAACCTGAATTTACGTCCGAAAATGTCCTAGAGACTTTAGCGATGGAAGGCGAGCCAGTGGTTTTTAATCAAGAGATGGCAGGGTGTTTGCGTCCGTTGCTCCAACATCTCCCAGCACCCTATCGAGAAGCTGTACAACTTGCGGAGTTAGATGGTCTGACTCAACGCGCGATCGCTCAAAAATTAGGTATGTCAGTGTCTGGGATAAAATCACGAGTGCAGCGCGGGCGAGAAAAGCTCAGAGCATTGCTGCAAACCTGCTGCCAAATTGAACTGGATGCTGTGGGTAATGTGATCGAATACGAGATGAAAGATATGCCGATGTGCCGCTCTTGCGGTTTGGCAGAGTAA
- a CDS encoding DUF2703 domain-containing protein — MNPTMTLNSSSRTLNIELLALDLSTCSRCTGSLSNLEQAIATVQQVLVSTGTVIQFQKILVESEAQAKQLQFVSSPTIRVNGRDIILETTESRCGDCSEISGSQAGTACRTWLYQGNSYTEAPVGLIVDAILRETYQNEAPVPVVSSPIAVPQNLQQFFQDKAKKTSSCGTTPTASTGCGCS; from the coding sequence ATGAACCCTACAATGACATTGAACTCATCCTCTCGCACACTCAATATCGAATTATTGGCACTTGATCTCTCCACTTGTTCTCGGTGTACTGGTTCGCTCTCTAATCTTGAGCAAGCGATCGCCACCGTCCAGCAAGTTCTCGTCAGCACGGGTACTGTTATTCAATTTCAGAAAATTCTGGTGGAGTCAGAAGCACAAGCCAAACAGCTTCAATTTGTTAGTTCTCCAACCATTCGGGTCAATGGTCGAGATATCATTTTAGAAACAACCGAGAGTCGCTGTGGTGACTGTTCGGAGATTTCTGGTTCCCAGGCAGGAACGGCGTGTCGTACCTGGCTCTATCAGGGCAACAGCTACACTGAAGCGCCTGTCGGACTGATTGTGGATGCAATTCTCCGCGAAACTTATCAGAACGAAGCTCCGGTTCCGGTTGTTTCTAGCCCGATCGCGGTGCCTCAAAACCTGCAACAGTTCTTTCAGGATAAGGCGAAAAAGACCTCATCTTGTGGCACAACACCAACAGCCTCCACTGGCTGTGGCTGTTCATAG
- a CDS encoding GNAT family N-acetyltransferase, with translation MQLESLSAYLPLLEATIDPQPALVAPGTPLVQVITLMSQVAHQQCALPIASSSTSFDPKLLQSSSAVLVVERSRLIGIFTEHDLVKLTALQMQWRDLKIEEVMSQPVVTLTKAPAQSLLTALSIFREHKIRHLPVLDEQGKILGLISSGSIRRALQPLNMLKWKQVRDVMTYEVISAPASTTVLALTQQMIQHRVSSIVLTQWSDRSDSQLLYAVGVITERDIVQYQALELDLSELPAEVVMSTPLFQLHPSDPLLKAQQLMQQHRVRRLVVTGEQGELKGIVTQGSLLRVFDPLEMYELLELLHQTVEQRTSELSEINQQLQTEILERQLVEAQLRETLIKEQELNQFRRYVTAMASHDLRLPLTNISLSAQLLQQKSSAIPEAKKEQYLDRIRLAIKQMDHLLNDIVTISEIETGKIALKKEPLELVQFCHTLVEEICLATQSKCVIQFKSAITQGVANVDEKVLRQILINLLSNAVKYSLAGTTVVFQLLAEAEQVIFRIQDQGIGIPEKEQARLFEPFYRASNVRSFEGTGLGLAIVKRCVDAYQGVIQLTSQVNSGTVFTIMLPLVISLSPSSSKADIKIRTAQREDIETLFDIRTSVVENFQSREEIAELGITPASVAKMLETDCCAWVAEIGDRAMGFSIANATEKTIFGIFILPNFEGQGAGRALMQVAENWLWSKGIEEIWLVTGNDPRLRAYGFYLHLGWIPVGIESDGDFRGEMKFVKKRHP, from the coding sequence ATGCAACTTGAAAGTTTATCTGCCTATTTACCTTTACTAGAAGCAACAATTGATCCTCAGCCAGCCCTGGTTGCCCCTGGCACTCCCCTCGTCCAGGTGATTACGCTGATGAGTCAGGTTGCCCATCAGCAGTGTGCTTTACCAATAGCTTCATCCAGTACATCCTTTGATCCTAAGCTATTGCAGAGTAGTAGTGCTGTGTTGGTAGTAGAGCGATCTCGACTGATTGGCATTTTTACTGAGCATGATCTTGTCAAGTTAACTGCTTTACAAATGCAGTGGCGCGATCTCAAGATTGAGGAAGTCATGAGCCAACCTGTTGTCACGCTGACTAAAGCTCCTGCTCAAAGTTTACTGACTGCCCTGTCAATCTTTCGAGAACATAAAATTCGACACCTTCCGGTTTTAGACGAGCAAGGGAAAATTTTAGGCTTAATCAGCTCTGGAAGTATTCGTAGAGCCCTGCAACCGCTGAATATGCTGAAGTGGAAACAGGTGAGAGATGTCATGACCTATGAGGTCATTTCTGCCCCCGCTTCAACAACCGTTTTAGCCTTGACCCAACAGATGATTCAGCATCGGGTTAGTTCGATCGTCCTGACTCAATGGAGTGACCGATCAGATTCTCAATTGCTTTATGCCGTCGGTGTGATTACTGAGCGAGACATCGTGCAATATCAGGCATTAGAACTTGATTTATCCGAACTGCCAGCAGAAGTGGTAATGAGTACTCCCCTATTTCAACTTCACCCCTCAGACCCCTTGCTAAAAGCTCAACAGTTGATGCAGCAGCATCGAGTGAGACGATTAGTGGTGACAGGAGAGCAGGGAGAACTGAAGGGTATTGTGACCCAAGGAAGCTTGCTGCGGGTATTTGACCCACTAGAGATGTATGAATTGTTAGAACTTTTACATCAGACAGTGGAACAGCGAACCAGCGAACTCAGTGAGATCAATCAACAACTTCAGACAGAAATTTTAGAACGACAACTGGTCGAAGCTCAGCTCAGAGAAACACTAATTAAAGAACAAGAGTTAAACCAGTTCAGACGTTATGTCACTGCTATGGCATCACATGATCTACGATTACCACTGACTAATATTTCACTGTCGGCGCAACTATTACAGCAGAAAAGTAGTGCTATTCCCGAAGCAAAAAAGGAGCAGTATCTCGATCGCATCCGCTTAGCTATTAAGCAGATGGATCATCTGTTAAATGATATTGTAACCATTAGTGAAATCGAAACTGGGAAAATTGCTCTAAAAAAAGAACCCCTAGAATTGGTGCAATTTTGTCACACTCTGGTTGAAGAGATTTGTCTGGCAACGCAATCTAAGTGCGTGATTCAATTCAAAAGCGCAATTACACAAGGCGTTGCCAATGTTGATGAAAAAGTACTTCGACAAATTTTAATCAATCTGCTCTCCAATGCTGTCAAGTACTCGTTAGCTGGTACGACAGTTGTATTTCAATTGTTGGCTGAAGCAGAACAGGTCATTTTTCGGATTCAGGACCAGGGGATTGGCATTCCAGAAAAGGAACAAGCTCGATTGTTTGAGCCATTTTATCGCGCTAGCAATGTCCGGAGTTTTGAGGGCACAGGCTTAGGGCTTGCTATTGTGAAACGCTGTGTAGATGCTTATCAGGGAGTAATCCAATTAACCAGTCAGGTAAACTCAGGCACGGTCTTCACGATTATGCTGCCATTAGTCATCAGCCTGAGCCCTTCTTCCAGTAAGGCTGACATCAAGATCAGAACTGCTCAACGGGAGGATATCGAGACCCTGTTTGACATTAGAACCAGCGTCGTCGAAAACTTTCAATCCCGCGAAGAGATTGCTGAACTTGGCATTACTCCAGCATCAGTTGCCAAAATGCTGGAAACAGATTGTTGTGCATGGGTGGCTGAGATTGGCGATCGAGCGATGGGGTTTTCAATTGCGAATGCTACAGAAAAAACAATATTTGGCATATTCATCCTGCCTAATTTTGAAGGTCAGGGCGCTGGGCGTGCCTTAATGCAGGTCGCTGAAAACTGGTTATGGTCAAAGGGCATTGAAGAGATTTGGTTAGTCACGGGCAACGATCCTCGTTTGAGAGCCTATGGTTTCTATCTGCATCTTGGCTGGATCCCTGTTGGGATTGAATCTGATGGGGATTTCAGGGGAGAGATGAAATTTGTCAAAAAGCGCCATCCCTGA
- a CDS encoding LuxR C-terminal-related transcriptional regulator, protein MPWPVNEDIVIDKHSVSETIASFVDSTRLLFDLQQVNAIVQSLGQHREAEAIAKCTTDGLIEKFHLAFARIWLMEPGEPMLRLVASSGMYTRTDGFFAKVPVGAFKVGKIAQNRIPFLSNHLPDEAWVRDRDWAIAHRITGFAGYPLAIGDRVVGVLAVFSHHPLSAEFLEVLQGLCTTLALTLDHSHRQQQSALLQGPATIADPLSEQLAQLLPAARLSLVGTERSLSPALSILFLHTAEVLRGVGCASCRLSYTTTEISLEALVIPPPTVLQNLWDWTISTFGEVNFAAALLGGMLQTFSDAQQQRVQMVVRVPYPVCTVGPPVRIYLTLPFLQLSLTRLAYLAGLKVCTVSDPTIPLLTDDLNQAAGSDRVLWFSHDAQAMPKHSLGRLNLSITPDCLRQAVTAAIEGQTWSEATPAATDAPSLSERECEILTLLAQGWRDRDVARELIISESTVKFHLNNVLAKLNARTRYQALYKAMLQGWIR, encoded by the coding sequence TTGCCCTGGCCTGTCAATGAAGATATTGTCATTGATAAACATTCGGTGTCGGAAACGATCGCTAGTTTTGTGGATTCAACCCGCTTGCTGTTCGACTTACAGCAAGTCAATGCGATCGTGCAAAGTCTCGGCCAGCATCGGGAGGCAGAGGCGATCGCCAAATGCACGACCGATGGCCTGATAGAGAAATTTCATCTCGCCTTCGCCCGCATCTGGTTGATGGAGCCGGGAGAGCCGATGTTGCGGCTGGTGGCTTCCTCTGGCATGTATACCCGTACCGATGGCTTTTTTGCCAAGGTGCCAGTGGGAGCCTTCAAGGTTGGCAAGATTGCCCAGAATCGCATTCCCTTCTTGAGCAACCATCTACCGGATGAAGCGTGGGTGAGGGATCGGGATTGGGCGATCGCCCACCGGATCACGGGATTTGCCGGGTATCCTCTGGCGATCGGCGATCGGGTGGTGGGGGTTCTGGCCGTTTTCAGTCACCATCCCCTGTCCGCAGAATTTCTGGAGGTGTTGCAGGGACTTTGCACTACCCTGGCCCTGACCCTGGACCATAGCCATCGCCAGCAGCAGAGTGCCCTACTGCAAGGACCAGCAACGATCGCGGATCCCCTGTCAGAACAGTTAGCCCAACTCCTGCCTGCTGCCCGACTGAGCCTAGTGGGTACCGAACGATCGCTCTCTCCGGCCCTCAGCATTTTGTTTTTGCATACGGCAGAAGTGCTGCGAGGGGTAGGTTGTGCCTCTTGTCGGCTCAGCTATACCACAACCGAAATTTCCCTGGAAGCCCTGGTCATCCCACCCCCAACTGTCCTGCAGAACCTCTGGGACTGGACCATCTCAACCTTTGGAGAGGTGAATTTTGCTGCTGCCCTGCTGGGGGGTATGCTGCAGACCTTCTCCGATGCCCAGCAGCAGCGGGTGCAGATGGTGGTACGTGTGCCCTATCCGGTCTGCACTGTTGGTCCCCCTGTCCGAATTTACCTGACTCTGCCTTTCTTACAACTGAGTTTGACCCGTCTGGCCTATCTGGCCGGACTGAAGGTTTGCACAGTGTCGGACCCTACAATTCCGCTACTGACAGACGACCTGAATCAAGCCGCAGGCAGCGATCGGGTGCTGTGGTTTTCCCACGATGCCCAAGCCATGCCCAAACATAGCCTGGGTAGGCTGAATCTGTCGATCACCCCCGATTGTTTACGGCAGGCGGTCACTGCCGCGATCGAAGGACAGACCTGGAGTGAGGCGACCCCTGCGGCAACAGATGCGCCTAGCCTATCAGAACGGGAATGCGAAATTCTCACCTTGCTGGCCCAGGGATGGCGAGATCGGGACGTGGCCCGCGAATTGATCATCAGCGAAAGCACTGTCAAGTTTCATTTGAACAATGTGCTGGCCAAATTGAACGCTCGCACCCGTTACCAGGCTCTCTACAAGGCCATGTTGCAGGGTTGGATTCGGTAA
- a CDS encoding MSMEG_0570 family nitrogen starvation response protein — MMPEIRFQIEWPDGSQDLCYSPSLVVKEYFTPDQSYDLEDFLARSREALTIASDRVKAKYGRPCGLALGQLQEIEARASQYRQLPQAQVRILQFREP, encoded by the coding sequence ATGATGCCGGAAATTCGGTTTCAAATTGAATGGCCTGATGGGTCCCAGGATCTCTGCTATTCCCCCTCTCTGGTGGTGAAGGAGTACTTCACCCCAGACCAAAGCTATGATCTGGAGGATTTTCTCGCCCGATCGCGGGAAGCTCTCACCATTGCCAGTGATCGGGTAAAGGCCAAATATGGTCGCCCCTGTGGTCTGGCTTTAGGACAGCTTCAGGAGATCGAGGCCAGAGCATCCCAGTATCGTCAGCTACCTCAAGCCCAGGTTCGCATACTACAATTCAGGGAACCTTAG
- a CDS encoding MSMEG_0565 family glycosyltransferase, translating into MIPPRKDTKIWQQGNCREKLHPRAVPEFDRPLPIALFTYSTKLRGSVIHTIELAAALENLGHRVGVYALDKEGNGFGRSISFPYYPVPAQPAPDEIDQLIQQRIQEFVVYLGQGHLADYPYEVFHAQDCISANALSALKSAGQIPHFIRTVHHIEDYNSPYLQQCQDRSIREPDLCLCVSEYWQQELYQKYQINAPRVINGINPDRFSGNPDGKEPLLRQQWGITGSPIYLTIGGIEPRKNSIRLLQAFAIVLTQLPQAQLIIAGGATLFDYQPYRDEFFALAQQLEIPLGTSLLLPGVIPDDALPALYRTATAFVFPSIKEGWGLVLLEAIASGLPVLTANQPPFTEFLTPQQALLVDPTDIPAIAQAMVTIAAPNVARSLVHQSQPICEHYTWDNSARMHLQQYRQLADGRVDI; encoded by the coding sequence GTGATTCCACCCCGCAAGGATACCAAAATCTGGCAGCAGGGCAATTGTAGAGAAAAGCTCCATCCGAGAGCAGTCCCTGAGTTCGATCGGCCCCTCCCGATTGCCCTCTTCACCTACTCCACCAAACTGAGGGGGAGCGTCATTCACACGATCGAACTGGCTGCGGCTCTGGAAAACCTGGGTCATCGGGTGGGGGTCTATGCTCTGGATAAGGAGGGGAATGGGTTTGGCAGATCGATCTCTTTTCCCTACTATCCTGTTCCGGCTCAACCTGCTCCAGATGAGATTGATCAGCTGATTCAGCAACGCATTCAGGAATTTGTGGTCTATCTGGGCCAGGGTCATTTGGCTGACTATCCCTATGAAGTGTTCCATGCTCAGGACTGCATCAGCGCCAATGCACTGTCGGCTCTGAAATCTGCCGGTCAAATCCCTCACTTCATCCGCACCGTACATCACATCGAAGACTACAATAGCCCCTACCTGCAACAGTGCCAGGATCGCTCCATTCGTGAACCGGATCTGTGCCTCTGTGTCAGTGAATACTGGCAACAGGAATTGTATCAAAAATATCAAATTAATGCCCCCAGAGTCATCAATGGAATCAATCCCGATCGCTTTTCTGGGAATCCAGATGGGAAAGAACCTCTCCTGCGGCAACAATGGGGTATCACCGGATCGCCCATTTATCTGACTATCGGTGGCATTGAACCGCGCAAGAATTCCATTCGACTTCTGCAGGCTTTTGCGATCGTCCTTACCCAATTGCCACAGGCACAACTGATCATTGCTGGGGGAGCCACCCTGTTTGACTATCAACCCTATCGGGATGAGTTTTTTGCCTTGGCTCAACAACTGGAAATTCCCCTGGGCACCTCTCTGCTCCTTCCCGGTGTGATTCCCGATGATGCGCTACCTGCCCTCTATCGCACCGCCACCGCCTTTGTCTTCCCCTCGATCAAAGAGGGCTGGGGATTAGTGCTCCTGGAGGCGATCGCCTCCGGGTTGCCCGTGCTCACCGCCAACCAGCCCCCCTTCACCGAGTTTCTCACCCCCCAACAGGCACTTCTGGTGGACCCCACGGATATCCCCGCGATCGCCCAGGCCATGGTGACGATTGCCGCACCTAACGTTGCCCGGTCCCTAGTTCACCAGAGCCAGCCCATTTGCGAGCACTACACCTGGGACAACTCTGCACGGATGCACCTGCAACAATATCGGCAACTGGCAGATGGTAGGGTGGACATTTGA